From one Pseudomonas sp. B21-048 genomic stretch:
- a CDS encoding TetR/AcrR family transcriptional regulator has product MAIKEGLRPGGRSARVQESIHLAVRALLEEQDRASVTVPQIAARAGVTPSTIYRRWGDLSALLADVALARMRPDSEPANTGSLRGDVRAWAEQYLDEMSSEPGRNMMRDVQSSATPGYCVMIIGGQLQTILDRYPGQPKPSVDRLINMVVAPTVFRLLFAAKALEVEELHRLIDIALSQ; this is encoded by the coding sequence AAGGTTTACGTCCTGGTGGCCGCAGCGCCAGGGTGCAAGAGTCGATTCATTTGGCAGTCCGCGCGCTCCTCGAAGAACAAGATCGCGCGAGCGTGACTGTGCCGCAAATCGCTGCTCGGGCCGGGGTAACGCCGTCGACCATTTACCGGCGCTGGGGTGATCTGTCGGCGCTACTGGCCGACGTCGCCCTCGCCCGCATGCGCCCCGACAGCGAACCGGCCAACACCGGCAGCCTGCGCGGTGATGTGCGGGCCTGGGCGGAGCAGTATCTGGACGAAATGAGTTCCGAGCCCGGGCGCAACATGATGCGCGACGTGCAATCCAGCGCCACGCCGGGCTATTGCGTGATGATCATTGGCGGGCAATTGCAGACGATTCTGGATCGCTACCCCGGGCAGCCGAAGCCGAGTGTCGATCGGCTGATCAATATGGTGGTGGCGCCGACGGTGTTTCGCCTCCTGTTTGCGGCGAAGGCGCTGGAGGTTGAAGAGTTGCATCGGTTGATTGATATTGCGTTGAGTCAGTAA